In Vespula pensylvanica isolate Volc-1 chromosome 7, ASM1446617v1, whole genome shotgun sequence, the genomic window TCGGCACTACTGACTGGTATGCGATTGTCGTTGCCGACATTGAACGCGTTGTTTACTGCGTAAGCAAAGTTATTGTCAGCAGGCAGAGTCGAGGATTCGTAATAATCATTGTTATTGGATAGATCGTTCAAGGAAGAAGTTGTAGTCTGATCAAGCGTATCCTCCGTAGGAGCTACCGTTGTCGTGTAATAACTGTTTTGCGTTTTAGGAGGTAACCATGTTGTCGTTTGATAACCGTTGTCTTCGACAGGTCGAACGGTATTAATGGTTGAATGAGAAACACTGCCGATAGATCTAGCAGGCGACAGAGTTGAGTTATAAACATCGCGACGATACGTTTCAGGGAATCCAGTCGTGTAAAAGTCACGACGTGCAGTCTGAACAGGTGGCAAGGTCGAACCGTAGTAGTCACGTTGAGACAAATAAGGCTTATAGGTGCTGCTCGTGATCGCGATGGAAGGTGGTTGATACACGCTCGGATATACGCTCGTTGGCTTTCGTCTTCTCGTTCCATTCACGTCCTCCGAGAAATCCAATACCTCGTCTTTCTCCTTGGTAACCGATGGAAATTCTTCGGTTACCGTGCTCGGATAAGAAGTGGTGGTTTCACTCTGGTCGCTTTCGGTAGTCCAGGTTGGATCGGTTGGCCTTATATCAGTGAGTACCTTCTTGAACGTGTCAGGATCTTGCAAGTAGGCAGATAGAGCATGTGTGAATACTTGGGCAAGCTCACGAAGCTTCGTTCcgttcgttttatttgctCCGTTTACCGGACCCTCGCTCTGTTGAAGATCCAAATCGTCATTGGAATTCTCGAACTCGTTGGAATCTTCTATTCTCGTATCATTGATCTCGAGAGCGTTGTTCAGTTTAAATAATTCAGCGTAAGATTCGACCGTCTGTTGGGTAAGTATACTCTTCGGCAATTCCACCGTGGACTCGTCCCTTTTCTCCGTCGACGATTCCTCAGTACCTTCTGGACGGTCGGTATTCGACTCTGTCGATTCTCTCGAGGCAAAGTTTTCGCTGGCAGTGGCAAAGTAAAGAGCGAGCGAATGTAAAGTTGATGGTCCGGAGGCTGTCGACAAACTAGTACGAGAATTGCCGGACGTGTTTACGTCGTTTTCTAAACCTTGGAGAGAATGTAACATATCGAGTACGTGTTCTCTCTCGTTGGCAGGCCTGCTCTCTAAAGTCGAGCCAATTCTCAAAGTGGTTCGAGATTCCGGTAAATAAGTCGAACTACTACCTTTCAACTTGTtcgtcgacgacgaagagaaaaattgtttcgaCTTTGATATCAGGTTCTTAGGATTGCGATAATTGGCTATGGTAGAAGTAAGACTAGGTACCGTCGCTGTATATACCGGCGGTTTAGCGGTCGTCACCGTCGTAGGGGTCGAAGTACTGGAATGAATGTAATTCTTCGTGAACGGTATGTAGGGACCTAACGTTGACATAACTTTGCCCTGTTTGTACGTAAAACTGGTGTCGTAAGGACTCAAAGTCTTTCCTGTTGGCGAATACTGCTGAGTACTCCTCGACGGTTTTTCCGTCGACAAGTTTATCGAGTTAGCACGGTAACTCGGCAAATTTCTCGTAGATTCCTTCGCGTCGATCTTCGACTCTGTCTCCGAACCCGTCGACTTTTGCCTTTCGAGAACGTCGTTCGAATAATCGATAGAAGAAGCTGTCGTCGTTCCTACGTCTTCGGTATAATCACGATAATTTTCAGTATTAACGTTAGATCTCGTAGTGGTATAACTCGTCTCTTGATCAGCCTCGATCACCTTATTCCtattatattcgttattacttcgataataattcgaaaaCGTCTCTCGATCGGGATTATTCGAATCCAGGTTGCTACGATAAGCCGCTTGTGTTTCCGAGTTTTCCTGATAATTTCCATTTAACGCTGGAGTGGAAATGGATTCCGTACTGGTCTGATAATCCTCGCTTTCTGGACGATTAGTTGTGGCAATGGTTTCAACGGCACCGCCAAAACCATACGATGTTTCCGTTGTATAAGGCTGTCTGTAGTAATCCGTACTATCCAAAGTCTTTTCGGTTGTTGTAGTATATTGTAATGTTGTCTCGTGACTCGGTATGGTAGTCGTTCGTGGTTTGTAAATTGGTGCGAATGTTGGACCAGGGAACGGTGGTATACTGAATCTGGTTCTGATCACGGGTGAactagttttttctttcgtcgttgtTGAATCTTTCGTGGTTGATTCTTGATTGTTGTaagattgataataatattgacgATTAGCAGCATTGTTGTTGTAATAATTGCCACGATTGGATACGAAAGCCGCGCTTTCGGCAAACTGTTGAAATTCTTTGACAGGACTCGAAGTCGTTGTCCTAAAAGTCGTCGTTTCCATGTAAGCAGCCGTAGACTTTTGAGTAGGcgaattcaaattatttaaatttcggGCGTAACTCGTTCTCGATTTCGTATTCCTACCGGTAGGTCTCTCGTTACGTAGGGCTACGTTTTGTGTACCAGCTGATCCATAATAATCCTGGGAGTTGTTAGATGGATCTTGATTGTCCTGAGTACCTTCCTGAAACTTCTCCTCGTAGCTTGGATTATATTGATTGTATTTACCATTCTGAGTCTCTACCAGTTGATTCTGTTGTctatttatcgttcgataattaaaGGTTGCTCCTTGTTTAGGTTTTGGATTGAAATTCTCGTCCAGATCTTGTTCGTTACTTTGAAAACCATTGGAATTGGAGTTCTGTGCAAATTGATTGCCGGATCTTCCATTTGTTTGATCGAAAACGTTACTCTGTTTGAATTGAGATTTAAAACCGTCGGTATTGTCTTGAATCTGATTGGGTCTCGCAGATTGACCGAACGGATTCGTTCTACCGTTTTGTCTGCCATCGTAGTTGTCTTGACCTTGATGATAATCGAGTCCCTCATGATCGACGGTACGATGGAACTCggatttcattttcttttcttccgtacgttttctctcttcctcggcTAGCTGTTCGGCACTCTGCTCGTAGAGTTCCGTCGACTTACTGCAATCGACTTTGAACCACCAATCGCAAATCAATTGCGATTGCTGAAAGATGGTACCGTTCGGGCAAAGAAACGATATCTTACGTCCGTTGTCGCAGATGTGAAAGACCTGAAAGAACGTTGGATCATTGTTAATTTACAACCTTTTCGCTGTGGGATagtaatcaaattaaaaaaacaaaaaagtaaaaaaagaaaagaatgaataaaataaaagaagacacCGTCGGTCACAAATAAGTATGAACCTTAAGAGTGACACATGCAACGTACTTGACAATTCGTTTCCAAATCAGCATAGTAACCACCTTTCAATCCGCGACAACTGAAGGAAGTTGCTGGTATCGTCGTAAAGGTTGGAAAGTCAACGCCCGGTTGTCCAGATACACCTAAATAAGATACGCCAAAgtcaatatttattcttaGAATGGTTGATTCGAGTCGCTATTAAGTGTAGATTCTACGAAAAGGGGATCGAACGAAGAGGATTATATTGAACGTGGAATAGGACACGTTTAATTACTATGAGAAGGTAAAGACAACATGCTACGAGAAGAAAGTATGCATTCTTCGAAATACCCGCTCCTTTGAGCCACTCCTTAAGAAGATCCTCGTTCCCAAAGAAGACTAGGAAAAGAAATGCGTTTTAGTGTAAGTAACAATGAGACACGTGCTGAGATTTGTTAATCAGGATGTTAAAGGGACGATGTTGAAACCTTGATAGACTTGGTACTCGCCATTCTTCTCTGGTGCCAGTCTCTTAGCAATCTTTTTCAATGCCTCGACGTCTTCCTCGGAAGCCTCGAGACTCGCTAGATCCAATTCCGACAGGAACTCTGGTAGTCTCGCTTTTGCCTCATCCTGCGACTCCTGAGAAATGATAGTccattataattacaaattattcatataatctttttattaacgacAGCGATACTCTATTTTCGAAATAGTGACATTAAAGAAATAGTGGAagagacaagagagagagagagagagagagagataaacaagaaaagaaaaattgacacACTTGCAAAGAGGGAATGTTCAATATCGTCGAttatgttaaatttataaattatcaagGATATCAGTGAGATACGATTATTGGGAATCAGCGaggaaaactttttttctaaatttcatGTTATAAATTTCTCATCAcagtttgttttattttcagagCAGAGAATATGCTGGTATTACGTTTATCCCAAGTACACCTTATATATCACGAAACTGTTTGGACAGTACATAAACTGGCAAGTTAGGTAGATTAGATTAGGAATAATTAAAGTCCATATcaaatatcgaaagataaaacgatacccttctctttctctgtctttctacaattttttgttatcccaaatatttcatcttcctctttttcgaaggaaagaaacaatttgGCGGGTTGTTTTAAAAGAGAACTAATTGATCGTAAACACAAACGAGGTCACCGTCATCTCAGGGAAGGAAACGGGATAGATGGTGTTACGCAAACAAGCAATGAACACCATGTCCTATCGTATCTTCTTGTGTTTTACCCTCACATACCTCAGCGACCAGGAAATTACGGTAGGTGTTACTTCCTTCCAAAGGAGATACAacatcctcctcttttctctgttctttctctcacgcGAGGTGTGACTTCTATTTAACCGTATACCTACTACTTCTCCAATCCTTAGAAACTCCTATCACCATCACCTTTCTTGTTCCTGGATTTATACGATCCGAACGAACGTAACAATGATAATTAACTATGGTAGATATACATTTACCCATACAgttatctaatttcttttttcttcctttttctttctttttctttcttttcttcttttcattccactctacaaaattttgtaaaatttaatctcatcggtttttttttctttttcttctatagatttcgttaattaaataaatattataaaatgataacgaGACGAAATTTTTACGTtggaataaatcgattttcaatcatctcgtttatattttttaataattttatacgcatatacgtatatgcgtataaatgtaaaataaaagtagtCACTAAATTACGAAAAATGACTCCTCGCGATTACgatatcattttattctttttttttttttatgaatgagAGTAagcatatttttaattatttttataattagaagataaataaacgatgtgaaaattgaaatgttatataaaacatatgcgcgcgcgcgcgcgcgcgtgtgtgtatatatatatatatatatatcgagaaattCAGTAGTGCGAGAAACGTTATAAACTGGCGGTCATTGATACGCGACGGTGAGTTTTCAATTTTCCGTAACACGCGACTACTCGAGCGCCTTTTATCCGATAATTGAGTTTTGTTTCGTAGTGAATAGACCAGCGTAACGTAGCACGACTTCTCGTTCGAGGAAACAAATATCGGTGTATCGATCACACTCTattctctctgttcttttacTACAGAACACTTTCTGATCTTTCTTGTTTGCTCGATTCAAtctaatatgtacatatccaaataataaaagaacaaaatgttCTTTAAAGATcgttcaaaagaaagaaagaaagaaagaaagaaaggaaagaaagaaaaaagaaagaacctgttgtattttttttttttacttatttctttttaattaataaagattattctACAGtttttaattgcttttttcaatcatttgGATTTATATGCAATAACCAAAGTTATACGATAATATAGATCATAATATAGATTACGATTTATtagctgtctctctctctttctctctctccctctctctacacatgtacatatagatcatttttaattacttaaatttgtaaataattaaagtaatatgaaaatgataatgataaaaaataaaaaatagaaattctctctctttctgtctccgtctctttctctctcatgaaaatacaaaagaatatcTTCCAATCTTTGTTCgttgaaaaggagaaataaaaaattttggatAAAACTATATCACGttcgatcaaattttctttttatatttattaatcatggATATTGAATGAACGATCAATGCTCTGCGTAACGAACTGACagtttttttcgatttttcttttcttttttttttatcatcttttttcttctttcttttgaaatccGGACTTGAAAATTTCCATGTTGAATTCGACATTTGAATCCGGTATGTTCGATACAAATCCGAATAGTTACGTAACGGCAAACGTCGAGAATTTATGAACACGCATTTGGCAAGAGCGTACCGAGAAGTTTCAAGTGGTCTGCTGGTGAAAAGCTTTAAGGGaggaattgataaaaatagaaaatttctaaccGAAAAGTGATCGTTTTGAACAAATACAATATCAGTtggacaataataatatcaaagagagcaaaaaaataaataaataagtaaaagaaaaaagagaagacaaaaaccataaaaaatatattttaaaaatcaatcgacCGTATCATTCGTTAATTATGTCAAAAATATGcgtagaaaacgaaaaaggacaAGCAATAAAATCCTACAGTAATATCtcttgcataaaaaaaaattctaactaAAAATATGCCAGAAAAGGATCGTATCAATTAGTATTAACGATAACaagaagattaaaaacaaaaaaaaaaagaaaaaaaaacaaagaaagaacaaaattctaacaatattttaaacgaCAATCTATCGTAATactatacaataatataatatattttcaatattattacgaCTCATTAATCTCTAATTTCTTCTCGAACGATCatgtaaatgaatttataacgTAGTGTATTTCGAATAAACAATTTCCTACCAGGCGTGTAgactataataataacgagtaAATGGATGTTCGATAATGAGGTTCGTTCGATTGTAAAAAACGTGACGTCGAAATTTCACCGTCCTTTCTCATGCATTTTCATTCTCATTAgatgcatgtatacatacatatatatgtacgtacatgact contains:
- the LOC122630445 gene encoding mucin-3A isoform X1 — translated: MNVLVNILLICVAVTVLPGHCERKESQDEAKARLPEFLSELDLASLEASEEDVEALKKIAKRLAPEKNGEYQVYQVFFGNEDLLKEWLKGAGVSGQPGVDFPTFTTIPATSFSCRGLKGGYYADLETNCQVFHICDNGRKISFLCPNGTIFQQSQLICDWWFKVDCSKSTELYEQSAEQLAEEERKRTEEKKMKSEFHRTVDHEGLDYHQGQDNYDGRQNGRTNPFGQSARPNQIQDNTDGFKSQFKQSNVFDQTNGRSGNQFAQNSNSNGFQSNEQDLDENFNPKPKQGATFNYRTINRQQNQLVETQNGKYNQYNPSYEEKFQEGTQDNQDPSNNSQDYYGSAGTQNVALRNERPTGRNTKSRTSYARNLNNLNSPTQKSTAAYMETTTFRTTTSSPVKEFQQFAESAAFVSNRGNYYNNNAANRQYYYQSYNNQESTTKDSTTTKEKTSSPVIRTRFSIPPFPGPTFAPIYKPRTTTIPSHETTLQYTTTTEKTLDSTDYYRQPYTTETSYGFGGAVETIATTNRPESEDYQTSTESISTPALNGNYQENSETQAAYRSNLDSNNPDRETFSNYYRSNNEYNRNKVIEADQETSYTTTRSNVNTENYRDYTEDVGTTTASSIDYSNDVLERQKSTGSETESKIDAKESTRNLPSYRANSINLSTEKPSRSTQQYSPTGKTLSPYDTSFTYKQGKVMSTLGPYIPFTKNYIHSSTSTPTTVTTAKPPVYTATVPSLTSTIANYRNPKNLISKSKQFFSSSSTNKLKGSSSTYLPESRTTLRIGSTLESRPANEREHVLDMLHSLQGLENDVNTSGNSRTSLSTASGPSTLHSLALYFATASENFASRESTESNTDRPEGTEESSTEKRDESTVELPKSILTQQTVESYAELFKLNNALEINDTRIEDSNEFENSNDDLDLQQSEGPVNGANKTNGTKLRELAQVFTHALSAYLQDPDTFKKVLTDIRPTDPTWTTESDQSETTTSYPSTVTEEFPSVTKEKDEVLDFSEDVNGTRRRKPTSVYPSVYQPPSIAITSSTYKPYLSQRDYYGSTLPPVQTARRDFYTTGFPETYRRDVYNSTLSPARSIGSVSHSTINTVRPVEDNGYQTTTWLPPKTQNSYYTTTVAPTEDTLDQTTTSSLNDLSNNNDYYESSTLPADNNFAYAVNNAFNVGNDNRIPVSSAESSDHNGSVKDDYFPVEYKSGENQFGDTSNSTKLDPYGKHVKPLGVTPIHKNYVPSSTPAYYLQYAQDSRLGGKSERFGTPHYFKPEDNNNDDGSQVVEVSNSIIPSSTTSIPPKRISNSPFRIRYYDSRIPDESLVTARSSYQNFRTGQNRVEGNVKQTEKTTERSVTMTSISSSNVGLDPITTTVIDFDDSSHVTTVTRNASNNNPIQNNTAPNILSNDHWTSSPMVTQLWESTVFIDPKRINHGLEDDPSSKEVTSNESFSTLKPTRSSTFESHKDKIFNINTYDDATKSSITSEDISTPWQWGYNNNDDSPTTFTLLPSVFSGENTATPTPIYTTRSSITTTITSSVTSTNTIPKDNTLVSLLPYTATTSSASNTSDNEVVKAKRIFGKLNESSSDTLMKVMKQADTNETVRQLVLLLINHCNGPMNKTMEEEKEQLLNALLRMPVNRFSTEESREIVAGINKLTLPIGRRSSSRSNEPDSKTSSTTPRSNEPSITTFRSRQGRKFRTTTENPSVFSRRSDDPDTQETIDSLSETSVSDNRALDLLRSLYSVAAKWG
- the LOC122630445 gene encoding mucin-3A isoform X2, whose amino-acid sequence is MNVLVNILLICVAVTVLPGHCERKESQDEAKARLPEFLSELDLASLEASEEDVEALKKIAKRLAPEKNGVSGQPGVDFPTFTTIPATSFSCRGLKGGYYADLETNCQVFHICDNGRKISFLCPNGTIFQQSQLICDWWFKVDCSKSTELYEQSAEQLAEEERKRTEEKKMKSEFHRTVDHEGLDYHQGQDNYDGRQNGRTNPFGQSARPNQIQDNTDGFKSQFKQSNVFDQTNGRSGNQFAQNSNSNGFQSNEQDLDENFNPKPKQGATFNYRTINRQQNQLVETQNGKYNQYNPSYEEKFQEGTQDNQDPSNNSQDYYGSAGTQNVALRNERPTGRNTKSRTSYARNLNNLNSPTQKSTAAYMETTTFRTTTSSPVKEFQQFAESAAFVSNRGNYYNNNAANRQYYYQSYNNQESTTKDSTTTKEKTSSPVIRTRFSIPPFPGPTFAPIYKPRTTTIPSHETTLQYTTTTEKTLDSTDYYRQPYTTETSYGFGGAVETIATTNRPESEDYQTSTESISTPALNGNYQENSETQAAYRSNLDSNNPDRETFSNYYRSNNEYNRNKVIEADQETSYTTTRSNVNTENYRDYTEDVGTTTASSIDYSNDVLERQKSTGSETESKIDAKESTRNLPSYRANSINLSTEKPSRSTQQYSPTGKTLSPYDTSFTYKQGKVMSTLGPYIPFTKNYIHSSTSTPTTVTTAKPPVYTATVPSLTSTIANYRNPKNLISKSKQFFSSSSTNKLKGSSSTYLPESRTTLRIGSTLESRPANEREHVLDMLHSLQGLENDVNTSGNSRTSLSTASGPSTLHSLALYFATASENFASRESTESNTDRPEGTEESSTEKRDESTVELPKSILTQQTVESYAELFKLNNALEINDTRIEDSNEFENSNDDLDLQQSEGPVNGANKTNGTKLRELAQVFTHALSAYLQDPDTFKKVLTDIRPTDPTWTTESDQSETTTSYPSTVTEEFPSVTKEKDEVLDFSEDVNGTRRRKPTSVYPSVYQPPSIAITSSTYKPYLSQRDYYGSTLPPVQTARRDFYTTGFPETYRRDVYNSTLSPARSIGSVSHSTINTVRPVEDNGYQTTTWLPPKTQNSYYTTTVAPTEDTLDQTTTSSLNDLSNNNDYYESSTLPADNNFAYAVNNAFNVGNDNRIPVSSAESSDHNGSVKDDYFPVEYKSGENQFGDTSNSTKLDPYGKHVKPLGVTPIHKNYVPSSTPAYYLQYAQDSRLGGKSERFGTPHYFKPEDNNNDDGSQVVEVSNSIIPSSTTSIPPKRISNSPFRIRYYDSRIPDESLVTARSSYQNFRTGQNRVEGNVKQTEKTTERSVTMTSISSSNVGLDPITTTVIDFDDSSHVTTVTRNASNNNPIQNNTAPNILSNDHWTSSPMVTQLWESTVFIDPKRINHGLEDDPSSKEVTSNESFSTLKPTRSSTFESHKDKIFNINTYDDATKSSITSEDISTPWQWGYNNNDDSPTTFTLLPSVFSGENTATPTPIYTTRSSITTTITSSVTSTNTIPKDNTLVSLLPYTATTSSASNTSDNEVVKAKRIFGKLNESSSDTLMKVMKQADTNETVRQLVLLLINHCNGPMNKTMEEEKEQLLNALLRMPVNRFSTEESREIVAGINKLTLPIGRRSSSRSNEPDSKTSSTTPRSNEPSITTFRSRQGRKFRTTTENPSVFSRRSDDPDTQETIDSLSETSVSDNRALDLLRSLYSVAAKWG